The Amycolatopsis viridis genome window below encodes:
- a CDS encoding CoA-transferase subunit beta, with protein sequence MMSVAAARALSGGQRVFVGIGLPSTAANLARRTHAGDLVLVYESGTLGSKPTRLPASIGDGILADTADAVISVPEVFNYWLQPGRIDIGFLGAAQLDRFGNINTTVIGPDYASPKVRLPGAGGAPEIAANCREVYVVVRQSRRSFVEQVDFITSFGHGRGKGDREKLGLPGAGPTLVITDLGVLRPDPETAELVLTQIHEGVTVEQVRAATGWDLTVAPELTTTPPPTEAELTALRELKAAR encoded by the coding sequence ATGATGTCGGTGGCCGCGGCCCGCGCCCTGTCCGGCGGGCAGCGCGTGTTCGTCGGCATCGGCCTGCCCTCCACGGCAGCCAACCTCGCCCGCCGCACGCACGCCGGGGACCTCGTGCTGGTCTACGAGTCCGGCACCCTCGGCTCCAAGCCCACCCGGCTGCCCGCCTCGATCGGCGACGGCATCCTCGCCGACACGGCGGACGCCGTCATCAGCGTCCCCGAGGTGTTCAACTACTGGCTGCAGCCCGGCCGCATCGACATCGGCTTCCTCGGCGCGGCCCAGCTGGACCGGTTCGGCAACATCAACACCACCGTCATCGGTCCCGACTACGCCAGCCCGAAGGTGCGGCTGCCGGGTGCGGGCGGTGCGCCGGAGATCGCCGCCAACTGCCGCGAGGTCTACGTCGTGGTGCGGCAGAGCAGGCGCAGCTTCGTCGAGCAGGTCGACTTCATCACCTCCTTCGGCCACGGCCGGGGCAAGGGCGACCGGGAGAAACTGGGCCTGCCCGGGGCCGGTCCGACGCTGGTGATCACCGATCTGGGCGTGCTGCGTCCCGACCCGGAGACCGCCGAACTCGTGCTGACCCAGATCCACGAGGGCGTCACGGTCGAGCAGGTCAGGGCGGCGACCGGCTGGGACCTGACGGTCGCGCCGGAGCTGACGACCACGCCGCCGCCCACCGAAGCCGAGCTGACGGCCCTGCGCGAGCTGAAGGCGGCACGGTGA
- a CDS encoding CoA transferase subunit A, whose amino-acid sequence MAETTSLRDAVAQLVHDGDTVALEGFTHLIPHAAGQEIIRQRRRDLTLVRMTPDIVYDQLIGAGCAKKLIFSWGGNPGVGSLHRFRDAVQNAWPAPLEIEEHSHAGMANRYVAGASGLPFAVLRGYRGTDLPRHTDTIKTITCPFTGEELAAVPALNPDVSIIHAQRADRAGNVQMWGLVGVQKEAVLAARRSLVTVEEIVDELTPVPGQVILPAWAVTAVAEVPGGAHPSYAAGYSERDNDYYAYWDSIGRERDSFQRWLDEKVFSQEVAK is encoded by the coding sequence ATGGCCGAGACAACGTCGCTCCGTGATGCCGTCGCCCAGCTGGTGCACGACGGGGACACGGTCGCCCTCGAAGGGTTCACCCATCTGATTCCGCACGCCGCGGGCCAGGAGATCATCCGCCAGCGGCGCCGGGACCTCACGCTGGTCCGGATGACCCCGGACATCGTCTACGACCAGCTCATCGGTGCCGGGTGCGCCAAGAAGCTGATCTTCTCCTGGGGTGGCAACCCCGGCGTGGGCTCGCTGCACCGCTTCCGCGATGCCGTGCAGAACGCCTGGCCGGCGCCGCTGGAGATCGAGGAGCACAGCCATGCCGGCATGGCCAACCGCTACGTCGCCGGTGCCTCCGGTCTGCCGTTCGCGGTCCTGCGCGGCTACCGCGGCACGGACCTGCCCAGGCACACGGACACCATCAAGACCATCACCTGCCCGTTCACCGGTGAGGAGCTGGCCGCGGTCCCCGCCCTCAACCCGGACGTCTCGATCATCCACGCGCAGCGCGCCGACCGCGCCGGCAACGTGCAGATGTGGGGCCTGGTCGGCGTGCAGAAGGAAGCGGTGCTCGCCGCTCGGCGCAGCCTGGTCACCGTCGAGGAGATCGTCGACGAGCTGACCCCGGTGCCCGGTCAGGTCATCCTGCCGGCCTGGGCCGTCACCGCGGTCGCGGAGGTGCCCGGCGGGGCGCACCCGTCCTACGCCGCGGGGTATTCCGAGCGCGACAACGACTATTACGCGTATTGGGATTCCATTGGGCGGGAGAGGGACTCGTTCCAGCGGTGGCTGGACGAGAAGGTGTTCAGCCAGGAGGTGGCGAAGTGA